The Chloroflexota bacterium genomic interval GCCATCGGCTGAGATCGTGCCGGGGTGGTAGTGTCCATCCGCCCCAAGCTCATGAAAGATCACGTCCTGGCGCAGCGGATCCACAAGCCAGTATTCAGGGATGCCCGCCGCCTCGTACTCCAGGAACTTTGTGGCCCGGTCTCGCTCCTCACTCTCGGGTGAGACAACCTCGATGACGAGGTCCGCAGGACCGTGGACGAACGCTCCATCCACGCGGTCCAGATGTGCCGTCGTCAGGAACATGATGTCTGGATCGCGTCCGCTTGGTCGAGATGCCAGCAGGAGTCGCATACCGGCAATGAACACTTCCCCGAGGTCGTGCTGCTCGCAGTATTCGGCGATCATCCGCGCGAGGAAAAAGATAATCCGCTGGTGCACCGCCTGTGCAGGCGACATCACTACCACGTCACCGTCAACCCACTCCGCACGCAGACCCTCATGGTCCCAGGTCAGGAACTCTTCGAGCGTCATGTGCCTGGGGATGCCTCCGGGCCAGTCTGCGGCGGCTGAGACGCCGGCGCTGTCGGGCATGCCGGGGCTGCTGGTGCTGGTGATCTCGTCTGTGGCTGATGGCTGCAGGACGTCAGTCATGGTGAGGCTCCTGGTGCGCGCGTCCCTGTCTGAAGATCGTACCATGCCCCCAACGCTTATACGGCCGGCCCCTTGGGACCGGCGAGGACGCCGCCGATGACCGATCAGCCCGCCGCCTCCGCGTCAGCCACGCCCGCCACCTACGATCTGCTCATCCGAGGCGGCAGCGTCGTCTCAGTCTTCACCGGCGAGGTCTTTCCTGCCGACGTCGTGCTTCGCGGCGAGGATATCGCGGGCGTGCTGCCGCCCGGCAGCGTCGATGCCGGCCTGGCCGCCGACGTGCTCGACGCCGCCGGCCAGACCATCGCGCCGGGCTTCATCGACGCCCACATCCACGTCGAGAGCACCTTTGTCACGCCGGCCGCCTTCGCGTGGCTCACGCTGCCGCGCGGCACCACCACGGTGCTGGCCGACCCCCACGAGATCGTCAACGTGGCCGGCGCGCCCGGCCTCCGCTGGATGATCGAGGCCGGCCACGGGACCGGCCAGACCATCCTCTACGGCGTGCCGTCCTGCGTGCCGGCCCTGCTCGGCTTCGAGACGGCCGGTGCGGAGCTATCCGCCGAGGACATCTCCGAGATGCTGGACTGGCCGGGCGTCATCGGGCTGGGCGAGGTCATGGACTACCGCGCCGTGGTGCGCGGCGACGAGCGCATGCGCGGCATCGTCAAGGCGGCCCGCGACAAGGGCAAGCTGATCGACGGCCACTGCACCAACCTGAGCGGCGTCGATCTCAGCCGCTACCTCGCGGAGGGCATCGACTCCGACCACACCAAGAACCCCGTCGAGATCCACATCGAGAAGGCGCGGATGGGGATGCTGGTGATGATCCAGGAGAAGAGCGTCCGCCCGGAGCTGTTCGAGCAGCTGGCGGCGCTGCCGATCCAGCCGCCACTCTGCCTCGTGACGGACGACGTGGCCCCGGATGCTATCGTGGAGCGGGGCCACCTGGACCACGTCGCGCGGTGCGCCGTGCAGGCCGGGATGCCGGTGCTGGAAGCGCTGCGGGCGATGACCTGGACGCCGGCCCAGCGCCTGCGTCTCTACGACCGGGGCATCGTCTCGCCGGGCAAGCGGGCCGACCTCGTGCTGCTGCCCGATCTGGCCCAGTTCGCTCCGTCCGCGGTCATCTCCGGCGGCCGGGTGGTGGCGCGCGACGGCATGGCCGTCCTGCCCGAGCCGCAAGATGCCGCGCTGCCGTTCCGCGACACCGTCAAGGTCGGTGGGGTGACGCCGGACGACTTCCGCTGGCGCCTGGACGTGCCGGCCGGGCACATCGACCTGACCGCTATTCGCGCCAACCCGGTGGACACGGCCACCCGCCCGGACCGGATCACGCTGCCCGTCGAGGAGGGCGAGGTGCAGTGGGAGGGGCAGGCCACCCTGCTCTCGATCGTCGAGCGGCACGGGCGCGGCGCGACGCGGGCCTGCGCGCCCCTGCTCGGCTTCACGCTGGGGGATGGCGCGGTCGCCACGACCTACTCGCACGACAGCCACAACCTGACGGCTATCGGCACCAGCACCGAGGCGATGGCGCTGGCGGCCAACACCGTCATTCAGGCCGGCGGCGGCATCGCGGTGGTGCACAACGGCCGGGTGACGGCGCTGCTGCGGCTGCCCGTCGGCGGCCTGATGTCCGACCGCCCGATTGCCGAGGTGGTGACAGCAGCGAAGGAGGTGCGGGCGGCCCTCCACGCCTGGGGGTATCGCCACGCCAACGCGTTCATGAGCGTCT includes:
- a CDS encoding Uma2 family endonuclease — translated: MTDVLQPSATDEITSTSSPGMPDSAGVSAAADWPGGIPRHMTLEEFLTWDHEGLRAEWVDGDVVVMSPAQAVHQRIIFFLARMIAEYCEQHDLGEVFIAGMRLLLASRPSGRDPDIMFLTTAHLDRVDGAFVHGPADLVIEVVSPESEERDRATKFLEYEAAGIPEYWLVDPLRQDVIFHELGADGHYHPGTISADGIYTSQALEGFRLKVDWLWREPLPTPSAARVELPR
- a CDS encoding adenine deaminase, giving the protein MTDQPAASASATPATYDLLIRGGSVVSVFTGEVFPADVVLRGEDIAGVLPPGSVDAGLAADVLDAAGQTIAPGFIDAHIHVESTFVTPAAFAWLTLPRGTTTVLADPHEIVNVAGAPGLRWMIEAGHGTGQTILYGVPSCVPALLGFETAGAELSAEDISEMLDWPGVIGLGEVMDYRAVVRGDERMRGIVKAARDKGKLIDGHCTNLSGVDLSRYLAEGIDSDHTKNPVEIHIEKARMGMLVMIQEKSVRPELFEQLAALPIQPPLCLVTDDVAPDAIVERGHLDHVARCAVQAGMPVLEALRAMTWTPAQRLRLYDRGIVSPGKRADLVLLPDLAQFAPSAVISGGRVVARDGMAVLPEPQDAALPFRDTVKVGGVTPDDFRWRLDVPAGHIDLTAIRANPVDTATRPDRITLPVEEGEVQWEGQATLLSIVERHGRGATRACAPLLGFTLGDGAVATTYSHDSHNLTAIGTSTEAMALAANTVIQAGGGIAVVHNGRVTALLRLPVGGLMSDRPIAEVVTAAKEVRAALHAWGYRHANAFMSVSTLSLPVSPALKLTDQGLVDVDRRAWADAVASHV